The sequence TAACTGCAAGGGtatttagaaaattatacTTACTTCTTGGACAACTTTTCTCCATCCGCCATGTTGACTCAGTTTGATGGTCTCACTGCGTGTAATGTTCTGTCTGCTAGGACTGCCAGAACCGTGGGTTATACTTAAACAGCAACCTTTTTCTGACGCAATCGCATGTTCCGATTTcacattttctgattttcacCTGAAATAATGGGAAGAATCGTACAGATAACGTGATTAAACATTAttacgttattacgccagaaatttatttttttgcgtcattttttaaatcaaaattgccGCCCCATAAGTGAAAGTAATAGTTTACAATGCTCTTAATTTGAACTTCGTGCTTTGAGCGACTGGTGTAACTCGCTTTTTTACCTTGACAATCTAAAAATGCGAATGAGGGGACAATTCACAATGCGGGATTATCACTCAAATAAAGTTATTTGAGCAATAAGTCGAAAAGTTGGCAGTAAAACCGCAAGTGGTTCTTATCTTTCATTCTTCTTGAATtcacagagagaaaagagtcCCGGAACCGACTTCTTTTATGGAGACGTTAAgatgtatctttttttttacgattaaaccattttgaataaaattctTCTGGTACAGTAGATTCATCACGATACTAAAAGAACTCCCGAAATGAGAAAGTTTCGACATCCCTACTCCTTACCCATATTTATACTTGCGATAGCATAAAAGCCTGCATAGTACAtggctgaatttttttttctttttttctttttttttaaacaggatcttaagatttttttgaattaattttactaaTGTCTTCAAGACTAAAAATAACTTTGCTTTGCATTGTTTCTATTTGACCAGGACAGAATGTTACTAATCGTGATTCGTATCGAATTCTTATACTGCTGTGATTCCACtccttcaaaataaatgaaaaaataccgCAActtctatttttgttatttcgtattttttggaGTCCAAGAATTATGAACGGATTATCATAAAGAATCTGTTTCATTTCGAGTTtccgacatttcttttttccccattttcccCTCTAAATTCCATTTAAAGAACTTATATTCCGCTCGCTAGGTGGTGGGGAAACACtcacaactaaaaaaaaataaaaagatcttTACGGGGGAAATTTAAACTCACTAACGAGCGAAAAGTTGAAGGGCTTTCTAGAATGTAGTGAATTACTCTGTACTTATACTACAATTTCGATTCTATCGATCTGGCTGTGTGTAATTATTGCAAAATGTCGTACCATGAATTGCGGAACGCTTTATTTTTAGTTCAACTAGATCAATTAGAGGATAAGGTAACGAAATGTCAACCGGTTCCAATTATTCTCGGTAATAACAGTGAAAGGGCTTGGTTTGGATGAAGAGAGAAATATGTAGGCGTCAACCGTAGAATCAGACACTTAAAACATTTGAACAATCATTTCAGTATTCCTGCTTAACCGGATCAAACAACCCaaccatgaaaaaaaaatgggtcaCGAACGTCTTAATAGGAAAAGTAAATTCCGACCTTCTTGCTTATGAATAAGAAAGAGAGTGGATTTTTAACTATCGACAAGAGATTTTCCAAATGGACATAGATTTTTGTTCAAGCACGTGCTGCACTGAGGTTTGATAGGAGTGCATCGTTGCTGCCCAAATCCAACCAACAAAACGTTGACTTCATCCCACAACGAACGAGGTAACCAATCTTCTAATTCCTTCTGAGTATTTTCCGGAGTCTTGGTTGGACGGCGTGTCCATCCTAAACGATTCGCTATCCTATGAACATGAGTATCGACACCTAAAGAAATTATAGTAAAGAAAATCAGTTGACTCTATAATGCTACACACACGCATACCAAtgccaattgtttttttccagccaATATTGACAGTGAGCACAGCCATTTTTTGTCCAACTCCAGGAAGTTTGCATAATTCTTCAACTGTTTGAGGAATGTCATTGTTGTACTGGGCTGCCAAAATAACTGCTGTTCGTTTAATGTAAGATGCTTTTTTCTATACAAAAATATGACCCATTGATAGTTAGTGACAGTTACTTTCCAAATATTTAAGAGTTAGTACTTTCCAAAATCCAACAGGATGAATCAAATTTGCAATGACTTCCTCATCTGTGTTTATGATATTTTCTACAGTGAGACCATGCTTTTTAAGTTTCTCCATGGCAGCAAATGTTAGCTGGTCTTTGGTTTGGCTTGACAGCATAAGTGAAACAAGGACTTGAAACCGTTTCACCTGTAAACAATTTAGAAATGTCTTTAGAATAGgtaatagaatttttaaattctattctAAATTGTTATACTACTATTCTGCTACtatcctactactactactattctAGTCTAAATTGTTATACTTCTGGAGAAGTTGCTGAATCTGCACATTGCTCAGCACCCATTTGATCAACAGGGGCATCTTTTTCAGCTCGCATGATCTGTATATTGTTGAGAACAGCTTCCCAATGCTCAGGCAAAAAAGGTTTCTGTGCTGTATTTTCTTCGACAGATGAAACAACTTTCTTGGCTTTCTTCGATTTAACCTTTTCATTCGCCGATTCGCTCCCGGCAGAAGTATCATCGAactttattttgattgtttgCTGTTTACTGGAACGGGTTTGTCTTTTAGATGGTGAGGATTCAGCTTTGGCCGTATTACATTCTTCTTTAGACGTAAAGTAGGGAGATTTTCTTGAACTCATTTCTATTATTCTAATAGCATTAAATGTTGCAGTGGTTACTTTACTGACGCGATTCAAAATcggtaaaaacaaaaccatgTCGTCGTCTGATGTTTATTTATGGGTTGCCATGTTGCCAAATGTTAAGTAGGGACTCCATTCAAGACGTTTGcgcatttctcttttcttacaaacaaaagaaaactgttGTTAAATAAATTCTGGTAACTAAATGAGGCAGCGAAAAAGGATTTCAACGGGTTGTTGTAGCAAAATCCTCTGAAGAAACTATCTGAAAGGCCTTACAAATAAATTGCTGATACCGCTGATGCCGTCTATTTGGTTCCAGctagaaaattcattacagcATATCAAGGACGGGAATTTTTCCAGCAGCACCCCGGGTAATCGTACCATCAACTTTGAATTGCTAatgtgaataaaaagaaatcgctGCGAGTCGTCTGAGCCAGCGCAAACCATTCGTAGCCTAGGAATATGAGTCACGAAACCAGTGAACGTCGAAATATTTTGGGTTGACATTTAACTCGAAatagtttcttttcaaatttacagACACAATGAAAATCGGTATCTCCTTATCAGGATCCATTTTGAAGTTGAGTGGGTCTAAATTCTTTTACCTTCACATGAGTTGTCCAATGACAACCTGGTTTATCGCCTCTGACCATGGCCAGAACCACCAGTGTCGTAAAACGCATTGCTTTATGTACACGTCCCGCATTATTCGTTGTACAACTGCTGTATTTGTGCCCAATCTCTCTACCGAATAGAGTCCAATTAGCCGGAGACTGATGACTGGCCATCAAATGagacacaaagaaaaatgtttaactgTGACTCAAAATATCAGAGATGTCAGTTCCTCTTAACAGATAGCGGAATCTTTGactgcgctcttcattttaCGAACGACTTTCTGCGGGATTTTTTCACATTAAATTTTTGCGATTCTGACATTTGCGCAGAACAGAAAGCGACGTAATGTGACCACAAATCTCTTAATCTTTGATGCAGTTTGATTGCATTTCCACGAAATCAGTATACTATACACTGACCAATCCAACTTATTATGACCGACTTTCTCTCTATATCGTCCCTCGAAGAAAAACGCATTCCATTTCGTGTGCACCACCGCCCGAATCTTTGATCGGCTTCATATTTCACTTGCAGTCCTGCCTAAGGGATGGCGTGAAATCGAGAAGATATGGAACTCAATAATTATTTAACGAGGACCCGGTGTTCCAGAACTTTCGTTCGATTCGGTTTCgtcgttttatatatatatatgtatattccccccccccccttttttccactatttgtttaaaaataaatatttagacgCGGTACGCCCATCGGTCGCGGTCGAATATAACTTTGAAAGATTACATGCAGCTgctgtcatttcaaattttgctttttaatatttacatttttttttttacaaccgccagcagcagcactttaTCACAGACCAAAAGAAACGCTGATATTGCGCTTAGAGTCAGAAAATTTTTGCCATATATGCAAGAAAGCATTATTATTTGGGCTGAAAGGCGAATTAGGAGAACTTTTAGAGTGTAATATGCGCGCATGAGTGATGGAATCCACATTCATATGCCAAGCCccattcaattattttctcttatatattttctGAAGAATTTGACAATAACATTTCATCCGAATTTTATTATAGTTAAAAAATACGCCTTGGACTATAAGCCGTTAACTGGTTCCCATTCAAACGCCCGTCCTCTGAGTGGGATGGTGTCCAAGTCTAAAACTTAGCGTTCATTCATGAATATGTTAATGATACGGTGACGTAAGAGAATGGAAAGACTGGAGATAACAAGGTTGCTTGCATACATGGGTGTCTACTGATGGGAAAGATCTATATCGGGTCACTGTCTATCTAGAAGAGAAACTTCTCCATCCAGATGACTTTTGATTCccgaataaaacattttcattcacTGTCTTATGTAGGATAGGCAGGCAGCTCCATCagccgagcagcagcagcagcccagtgAAAGCTGATTTCCCGTAGGATTCTCGCGTGATGAATTCGCATTAGGCGATGGGAAAGGGCCACATTTCTGGTGATGGATTTTAAATGCGAAGTTCCATTATTCAGCCGTCAACGACTCGGAAATGAGATGGTGAAAATTGGGTTGGAATCAAATGGGAGTCGATCAAGTTTCTATGAACACAAAAGGGGAAACGATTTTCGCCGTGAAATATCAGTGACAGCCACTGCTCCTGTCTCACTGGGTATAAATCCAGGGTGGATGTTGGGTTTACAACGAGGGAGGGAATCCGGCAGCAGCTCATATATTATTAGCTCTACCCACTTACTGGTCGTTCTATCTTTAGCCCTggttttttcccgtttttgtgTTCGACGTCACCCccagagctgcccgaagagcttctcatttctctttttctctctctctctcacttacTACTCTCGCGTGGTACACGCTCTTATTTTAGACGCGCCAGTCGTATGATAAGCTTCAACGTGAGCTGCTGCCGCCGACTGCTCTCGCTATGGCTGTGCGTATGAattctcttttatattttgttcCCTACTTATCCTATAGCCTCCGATCATATGTGAGAAACACTTTGTTAACAGCAGATATGCAGCGAGAGATAAAACGAAATAAGAAACTTGTTATTCAACTCGTCAGTTTTGATCCTCTCTTTGCTTCAAGGGGGTAGAAACGAACAGGGAACAGATGCGGCGCAataccgaaaaaataaaagttttttcaCGCGGACTCACGCCGGAAAACTTCCCGAGAGGAGAGCTTTGCGGGAattatatgaaaaaaaaaaggaaaacaagagTTACGATTTGCTTTCTTTCTATACGCTTGACAGCACATCACAAGCGAATTTATGTGATGGATaagacacacagacagaccATTTTGCTTTATTGTCACAGAGATGTACAGCTACTCTTTTCCTGCTGGATGCGCACCTAAcaaatccctttttttattatttaaaaaaatatacactGGAATTGcattccccccttcttttcaTACCGGAGCTTCTGAACATAAATTCATCATCTTCTGATGGCTGTTGCTGATGAAATTACTCGGCCTCCGCTTGATTACGTCCGTCTCCTATAAAGATGCCAGGAGATAAATCAATCAAAGAGATGtgagcttctctctctctctcttccgttTGAACAAGTAACTCTGTTGACAAGTTCtccaacaaagaaagaaagtccAACATCATAAAAAGTGTGAGAAACAATGGGAAGAATGCTCTATCCTCTATCTCTTCTTCTGGGTATtaaacaaaaagcaaaaatgagACCTGATGGCGTTGGGATTTGATAGCCTCAAggtttctcttgttttttccatatttctttttacttcaTACTTGGGGGGGGGAAAGAGCTTATAGGGCCCCCTTCTTCCTCCTATTTGGGTTCTGGCGGGGAACCATTTATACTCGCATCACTAAAAAATAACTCGAAAATTTGTCAACTTCCCAAAAttctgtaaatttttttatttattaagaaAATTAGGAATAGCTAAAAGAATGATTTGCAGAAATTAATCTCATTCAATTCACCATTCATCACTGTCAATCGAATCCCAAACAAAATATTTGCGCCGCCATCCGCTTGGTTGGCACTCGCCGTCAGATGGCACAATCTCGGCTCACAGCCAACCCCCGCCAGAACGGTGTCTGTTCTATTCTTCTCAGTCTCTCGCGTGTTTCCCGAAGAGAGCAGTCGCATCATCACCTCGTCGTCTCattattgtttcattttggtttcattgTTCGCGTTATACAATATATTCAACCGATAAATCACAAAACGACATCTTCATATTCAAAATGATTGTTGTTGTGGCAATGCAGTGACGGCGTTGCTTCCGCCATTGAAGCGAGTACAGCCATTCTCTGTCTGAGCACGCCTATCCCCCCTGTGTGTTTGAGACCGCGTGGACTGTGAGGAAAAAGCCAGTTGAGAATACGGGTGTgtggtgtgtatgtgtgtttgGGTGTGCAAGATCGCGCGTGTTTTCCAGCTAAATTCCCCGTAAcatattataaatattttcagaAGCATTTTGGCTCCAGTCTTTTGCAAGTGAACAAAACAGACAACGTTTGGTGCGAAGAAAGAGACGTAGTGTTTGCGAATTGTGTGTTGGCTTTCCGATCTCGATGTGCCAAGTTTCCTGCCTCATGGTGAAAAGGAACACTGAGAAACCAGGTGAATTTTTGTGTTCTTTTTTGGATAATTTTAAAgtgtgtcttttgtttttctgggtTTGTTTCTTGGGAAGAGCAGCTGTGGCCCTGTGGCACCCCTCTAGTCTCTCACCCCCTTGCTgggttatttgaaaaatggttttctttATTATGTAGGGTCTCCCCTCCAACGTTATTTTGAATCAAGCTTCATCGTATTTATCTAGCAATTCGTCCATGTCGGCTACATTTGTTCTCTGTTGGCCTTATAAGGCCGTGTGAGTAAGAGACGTGACTACTCCACCATtcaaaatgttggaaaaaagaaccaaGGACTCTTTGTCTGTGTTCTTCCCTTTCTAAATATATTCCGTGGCGGGAATCATCGACTGGTTTCTTGAATCCATGATTCTTGATGACTTGTTGCTATTTCTGCCAgcacttttttgaaaatcctACTTGTTGACTCcccatattttattttgtagctAGGTGATCAATACTTTTTGAGCCAGTGAGTTTTCCGGTACCAGTTTTGAATGGTAAAATGTTTCCCGTTAACTAAGAATACGTTGCTAGTCGTTAAATAAATCGGAAATGATGTTCATGATGAATAAGCAAAGAGCCTTACGTGAGCAGAACTGAATAatttggggaaaaaagggggacatAGATGTTGTTGTCATGGCAACACCCttgaatcaaaataacattgatcTTTTATCCAAGGCATGTTTCTAAGAGGACGCCATGAGAGAGGATCCTTATTAGtcccgatttttcttttttttttaactttctctGATCTTTCCCGGTCAACAAATGTCTCggaaaaaccaaattaaaaagtaaaggaaagcgtcgtttttctttcttcttttcttattcattttaaatctCTCGTTTTCTATTATTTCGGTTGGAATGTTTTTCTCGGGAGTATCCGAAATAGCTTCTTTAATGACTTCCGGCGACTGATTGAGTCTTCTAGCCGCCTTCATCTTAgataatgttttttatttttctttgccctccgttttgttgttttcaacaacaacaacaatagcgTGGCATCCAGCTGCTGTCGCGCCGTATGGtgcgacaaaaaaaagttgtttttaaaatgttcatttcttctctccccccccacTTCTCTTTGAATAATAACGCCCTGTTATTATACAGTGTGCTCATATCCAGGTAATAATGCTCGCTCAGTAGTTCCAGGGGAAAGCCTAAAAGATGCAGGAAGCGCAACTCTTGATCAGCTTCCGCCCTGGCGGAGTTTTGGAATCCTACACCACTGTGGGAGAGAGGGGAGAGTTCGACAGTCGTGCAGCGGTTTCTAATTTTAGTTccttttaaagtttaaagTGTCGGGGGAGAGAGAACAAGAGCCTCCAGCTGTCGAGTGCGGAATATTCCGGCGGTAGTCAAGGAAATAACTCCTTCGCACATCATGGATATAGTATAGTAGTAGTCTTGACCTGGATACTTGCCATCCATTCAGGTTGTGTGTGTCCAGTTAAACGAGGTTTTTTGTGTACAATAGAAAGttgcttttttcttcaattgaaACCGCTGAGTTTGGTCTGCTGTAGCCGTTATACATTAAAGGTGCTTAAAAGTCACGACGGGTTATCTATTACTGGATAGAAAACGGAAGTCTCCGCATTTTTTAGTATGGGGGGGAAAAAGTCGTTATCGATGGAAGAGGGCCAGTATACCCAATATGGCGAAAGCCTTATTACCATTTAAAGATGGCGTCAtgccatttgtttttctttgggtGGTCTTTTGAGAGGAAACGTTTTTTTAAGTTGCAGAGTTGCTGAATTTGAGAGTCTAGGCGACGACGAGCCGAGATGACGCAGTAGAAAGAATTTGTTGTCGACGTTTGCTTTTACAAGAGTAATGTCAGGGGACCATCCCTTTTTCGAAGAAAATGCTAATGTTTCTCCAAGTTATTTCCTCGGTGTTTTACCAATTGTCGAGTTTCTCACGACTTAAAAgaaccaaaaaagagaaaacgggagcaaaacaaaacgaattcTACCAAGTTTCACCCGCCCAATTTCACATAGCTTTTTTTCTTAGTGCGTACACAATTTTAAAGCCAATCATCCTCGTCGaatgttttttcctcctctcccACACTCGTTTTCTTATCacgtaacattttttttttaattagatggGAGTGAAAGCACGTAaatattataagaaaaaaggatagaGAGGCGAGAAAATACCATGTTTTACCGATTTAGAGAGGGAGGATactcgtccttttttttctggtcttGGATGatcgaatttcttcttttttctcttggggTTGGAATGGGTTTCAAAGTCATGGAGGCTGAATAGGCGAGGCTGGCGAGAAGATTATTGATCAATAAATCTGTGCTACCCATGATTATGAAACGGCGCTCTTCCCCCCACACGCTAAATCACTGCCTGGGTCTTTTGCTGATCCACTCTACTTGGGCCAAGGGATGGAAGCCATCGAATCGAATTTAGTGATTGTACGCGcaacatcaaaagtctttttcaTCCTCTTGATCTCGTAGACTTTATACGTCGATAAGATGATCGAGTTCCTGTTCAAGTACTGCGGAAGGAATACAATACGGATCTCAAGTCAGATCGTGGTAAATTTCGACGTGATGTTTCTTTCGTGCTGCGGCCAGCATATTTAATGGGCGTACTATAAATTAAAGATTAGAGAGAAACCGAACTCGAATTACCACGCTGACTAATTCCCCGAATACGTAGTGCTATTGTTCTTGGCAGATGTGGACGACCTATTCAGCCATGTACGAAACTAATCTCCCGTTTTCTTAATTAGCTCTGTCTCGTGTTTGCACGCGGCTTCGTGAGCAACCGGCCTTGACAAAGAATCAttggatttatttttgtgGGGGAGAGAAGGAAGAAATAAGTCAAAAGGAAACCCAACGGcggttttgtttttgctgttgcttctttttcttttaattcctTGAAAGGATCGATAGGTTTGATAAGATGGAtagttgtttgttttatttctaggggtaagaagaaaaatggtgtCTGTATATGTTTAAAACTTTCTCTGTAACGGTCGGCACGTAAAAGAAGATATGTTTTGGTACAGTCGGCCGGTCAACGGGTCACGGAGTAGTTAGATGACGGTCTCCCTCCATCAACTTCAAAAGTAATagtgtttttccattttaaaataaatttacaaataaaaaaaaaagagccgccATGAACTTCACTTCATGAACTGTAAAGTTGACGAAATCTGACAGGCCACGGCTCCAATATCAAATCTGCCTCGCGTCTCTTGTCGTTTTTATGAACGCatagatgatgatgacgacgacgacgttggcCAGAGAACGGAATGGAACAGCTTTGAGAGAGAAACTTAATCCTTATGTGGTGTCTTTTTTAGGGTTCGAGCGCGCTCTCTCTCGCTTTTTCTGCCCACATCTATGAGGCTCATTTTTCTACGTCGAGTGTTTTCGGGGTTGATGCCCTTTTCTGTCTTTCACCAGTTCTCCTGTTTTTCGAGACGATTCCTGTTTATTTACATGGGGTTTTTTCGTCTTCGTCTTTTCTATGGCTTCTCTTGACTTTGCCGATCGCTTTTAACTCGAGACATGCATCAATCTTGTCTGAGTTGCTGAAAATTACTTTCCAGCGTGTGTTCTTGTTTCTGTTGGGCTGCCTCATGAAATTGGAACATGGGGGGAGGTTCCTTTTATCTTATCGTTCACTTGAGAGGTGACAAGATTGCAGGGACAATAGCCCGAAAAGTTTCAACATGCTCGGTTTgcgttgttttgtttattttcccctttttttattttctccatcAATTTGGTATTGGAATGGGACCACACTACTAAGGCCGCCATTACGGAAGTGGCCGCTGTCTTCTTATTGATTCGGGACAATGTGCACGTCTGgtttctaaaaataataaaaaggtcaGTCAGGGAATTGTCTTGAGCGGGTGAAAAACGGTTCATCAATAGTCGTCTACAACAAGTAAATGCGCTGCATTCATCGACCGGTGTCGTAACTACATCGCGTCTCGGA is a genomic window of Daphnia pulicaria isolate SC F1-1A chromosome 2, SC_F0-13Bv2, whole genome shotgun sequence containing:
- the LOC124327223 gene encoding endonuclease III-like protein 1, with protein sequence MVLFLPILNRVSKVTTATFNAIRIIEMSSRKSPYFTSKEECNTAKAESSPSKRQTRSSKQQTIKIKFDDTSAGSESANEKVKSKKAKKVVSSVEENTAQKPFLPEHWEAVLNNIQIMRAEKDAPVDQMGAEQCADSATSPEVKRFQVLVSLMLSSQTKDQLTFAAMEKLKKHGLTVENIINTDEEVIANLIHPVGFWKKKASYIKRTAVILAAQYNNDIPQTVEELCKLPGVGQKMAVLTVNIGWKKTIGIGVDTHVHRIANRLGWTRRPTKTPENTQKELEDWLPRSLWDEVNVLLVGFGQQRCTPIKPQCSTCLNKNLCPFGKSLVDS